The Rubripirellula amarantea genome includes the window CGAAGAAGGGAAGGAATCTTCAGTGGTTACGGTTGCAGAAAGCAAGTCGAGATCTCTGCATTCGGGCAGCGACTGATTTCCAACGACACGTGTTCGACACGGACCTCACCCTAGAAGGTCACCTCGCGTCCGATCAGTGGTAGGTCTTCTGACTCGCGTCGTTCCCCATGCTTCGCCTTCTCGCCGAGATAAATCTCTGCAATGGCTATCAGAATGAAGTCAGGGCGGTAACAATTTACTCGTCACCACAACGCACACAGCGGCCGGGCCGTCTCGGAATCTCACCGAAGTTCCCTGTTCCTGGACGGGTTTTCATGAACGCGCCCAGCACCAAGAATCGTTCGTCGCAAAGGTAACCACCGACCTGTGAAGTGTCAAAGGGCAAGCTTCAAAGAACAGGGGCAGGCCGCTGGTCTTGGCCTGCAAACCACCGAAAACGTCGATCTTCAGCGAGCAATCCCCCCGTAAATGCGACTGGTCCTTTGAACGACGGATACAGCTACTCAATCCAAATTCCTTCCCGTGCCCGAGGCCAATCGGTCCTCTCGTTCTTAGCCGACCGTTTTGATCATTCGACGGCCGTCCAGTGGCGAGAACGAATTGAGCAAGGTGAGGTAACGGTCAACGAAAACGTTGCTCGGGTTGATACAGAGTGTCGACCCGGCGACCGGTTGGTGTGGAACCGTCCGGGGTGGATCGAGGCGGATGTACCGCTTCGCTATTCCATCGAGTTTGAAGACGATCGTTTGCTGGTCGTCGACAAACCCAGTGGCCTTCCGACGCTACCCGGCGGTGGGTTCCTTGATCACACGTTGTTGAATCTCGTGCGAAAGGATTTTCCTAGTGCCAGTCCCTTGCATCGACTCGGACGCTGCACGTCGGGTCTCGTGATGATGGCTCTTGATTCCATGACTGCAACAACGCTTTCGAACGACTGGCCGAACGTGCTAAAGCAATACTCGGCCTTGGCCAGTGGCGTTGCAGCCGAGGACATCTACGACATCCAGACTCCGATTGGTCCCGTCGATCATCCGCGACTCGGCAAGGTCCACGCCGCGAACGATTCCGGCAAGCCATCGCGTAGCGTCGCCCGCGTCGTTGAACGCTACGAGTCAACAACTCTGTTTGAGGTTGACCTTCACACCGGTCGTCCTCATCAAATTCGAATTCATCTCGCCTCCATCGGCCATCGGTTGGTCGGCGATCCGCTATACGACACCGGTGGAATCCCTCGAGCCATCAATCCCGGCTTGCCGGGAGACGGCGGGTATTTCTTACGCGCGCAATCCTTGACGTTCACTCACCCCATCAGTGGATCGGTCGTGACGGTTGCCGCTGGACGAGAGGGTTGGCAGGAACATGGATGATTGAAAAACTGAGTTTTCAAAATGAACTGCAAGAGATCTGTGCGAGCCATGTGACGTGCGGTTCTTGAGTGCCTAACGGCACGAGATGTCGTAAGTCCGCACCGAGCACCGGCGTCAACCCAGTTCGTCTTGCAGTTTCGTAGCATCGAGGATGCCGAGTTTTGCGTACATACTCGTATAGTCCACAACGTTGTGGCACTGAAAGACAAGATCGTCTTTGAGCCGTCCGTGAACACCCACTTCAATCACAACGTCTTTGCCAGTGTCGCGGTGGACGCCTTGCAGTTCCATCACCAGCGAAAACGATTCATCGCGGATCAACATGAAGCTTGTCTCGGCGTGGCAATGTTCAACGCGAGCGTGCAGAGACTGATAGGCGGCTTGAACTTGATCCACACCTTCCAAGACAACCGGGGCCATGCCCGTAACGACACATTCGGGGTGAAAGTAATCTGAAACGCAAACCGATGATCGAGATTCCCAACCGTTCTTGATCCATCGGAACAGGAACGCGCGGTAAATGAGCTCCCTCGGACTTAAAGACTCTTCATCGGGTTGCATTGCATCGTTCTTTGTTCAGGTCCAACAGATGGCAAAGTGGTTCGATCGTAGATCGGTGAAGCAGTCCGGTTCATGACGCGGTACAAGCTACTCCGGAAAAGCGTTGAAGTGCATTTTAGCTAATCAAGCGACACGATGTGGCGAACTAAGCGAATTCATCGAACCAAGCCCGTGTACTCGCTCGCTTGACCTTCGCGTGATCGCAATCGGTCTTCGTGAACGCCGCTCGTTCATGCCAGTCCATATCACGATGCCAGTCAATCGAACGGCCCAGCATGTTTGTGCACCATGCCTGTCCGTCATACCTGTCCAACATGTTTCTCCAGCAGGAAAAATGAGTCGTACCGAGGTTCGTCGGTTCAACCGTTCGGGCTGTGATTGGTATCCGTTTTCATTCTTTCGTTGTGCGTTGATGCCTTTTGAATTTCATTCGGAGTTCCTGCTATGGCCAGTGACATCAGGTTGGTCCAAGGATGTGCGTCGAGGACCCGCCCTCGGCCAGATCAGCCATCCATCTAAGGACTGTCCAAGTTCATTCGGACCAAACCCTTCTCCTGGGGTCGGTAATGAGTCGATCTATGGTAACTTGGGGGGCAGAGGCTCAATACGCCAGGGAATCAGAGGTTGCCCCATGGACGGCTTATTTCAATTCGAACCCACCTGCATCGGCTTTTGCCATGAAAACTTGGCTCCCCTTTTCATCCAAACTCGCTTGTCAGGCTTCCGAGGGCGACCCCACACGTCGCGGTATCCAGCGGGCGGCAAGGAGGCGTGGGAGCAAAATAAGGTCAACCGGAAAACGATCTCTTCGATACGAGCAACTCGATCGTCGCGAGTTACTCGCGGGTGATCTTCAGAATCCCGGCAATCCGCTGGATGTGAATAACGACCTGACGATTTCCGCGTTGGACGCGTTGAACATTATCAATCAGATCGCCAGGATCACCGCCAGCAACGATGGGGAACAATCGAGCGTCAATGCAGAAGAAACCGAACCGCCACGCGACTTCTATTTTGATGTCACCGGATCCGACGGAGTAACCGCGCGAGACGCTCTGCAACTCATCAATGCGATTGGTCGAAACAGTACACAAGTCACTTTTCGTTTAGCTAACGACACCGACCCAGATCAATCTGGTGTTCGCGATGAAAAGACGTTTGACCTTGGCATCGAAGGCAAGATCAATTTTGCTGGCAGCGATGATTCGGTCTACATCGGCGTGGAACAGGACGGCGAGTTGACCTGGATTGATCTGTCACCCAACGTGGATTCCACAGGTTACTTCAAGCTCAGCGATCGACAGATGCGTGCGATGCTAAAAGACGTGGTGGGGCCTGGTGATGTGACACTTTTCTTCAGCTCGCTGGGGGCCGATCACGACCATGAGAATCGAAAACAACAGGACATTGAAATCGAAATCCTGGTGGCGCCACCGCAACCTGGGTTGGTAGAAACACAGCTTGCCGAAGATAGCATGGTCGTGCTCGATATCTCGTCCCAGATTTATGATCCCGATAGCGACCTGGAATCGCTGGTGATCACGATCGTTCATCAGCCCGAGTTTGGGACGCTTAGCGTGGACGGCAAACAATATCTTTATGATCCACAGGAAGACTTTTTTGGAACCGACTTCGTCATCTACGAAGTGAGCGACGGCGAAAATAGCAGCGGTCTGGTCACGTTGACACTCAATATCGAATCGGTCAACGACGTTCCCGTAATCACGTCGTCGTTCGACGATCAAACGCTTTTGCTCAACGAGCGAGCAATCGAACTACCCATCACAGTGTTCGATCTCGAAGACACTGATTCGCTGCAATATGTTGGCTTTGCGACCGTTGCGAATCATCTTCATGAGATTCGTTCCACTTATGGACTCAGGTACGGTAGTGACGAACTCTTCAACTTAACAGGCCTGAACGAAAAGTGGTTTTTTGGTGACAACGGCACGTCTTTCTTTCTGTTGCCCGACGGCGAGTTGATTGAGTGGTTGGGCGAGGATGCAACAGCAAGTCGCACCGAGCAGTTAATTGCCGTGCTTGATAGTAGCATCTACGACGAACCACTACGGCTTGGTGAAGCAGAACCACAAATTCTTGCACCCGCGACCGTGTCGGTCACTCAGGACACAGTGACGGTGATCCCAGAAGAAGGACTCGTGGGAGAGGTCTTGATCAACATCGCGGTCGCCGATTCCAGCGATAGCGTGGTGAGTCAATTCAAGTTGACGGTGG containing:
- a CDS encoding RluA family pseudouridine synthase, encoding MNDGYSYSIQIPSRARGQSVLSFLADRFDHSTAVQWRERIEQGEVTVNENVARVDTECRPGDRLVWNRPGWIEADVPLRYSIEFEDDRLLVVDKPSGLPTLPGGGFLDHTLLNLVRKDFPSASPLHRLGRCTSGLVMMALDSMTATTLSNDWPNVLKQYSALASGVAAEDIYDIQTPIGPVDHPRLGKVHAANDSGKPSRSVARVVERYESTTLFEVDLHTGRPHQIRIHLASIGHRLVGDPLYDTGGIPRAINPGLPGDGGYFLRAQSLTFTHPISGSVVTVAAGREGWQEHG
- a CDS encoding nuclear transport factor 2 family protein — encoded protein: MQPDEESLSPRELIYRAFLFRWIKNGWESRSSVCVSDYFHPECVVTGMAPVVLEGVDQVQAAYQSLHARVEHCHAETSFMLIRDESFSLVMELQGVHRDTGKDVVIEVGVHGRLKDDLVFQCHNVVDYTSMYAKLGILDATKLQDELG